A genomic window from Gossypium hirsutum isolate 1008001.06 chromosome D10, Gossypium_hirsutum_v2.1, whole genome shotgun sequence includes:
- the LOC107915637 gene encoding ABC transporter B family member 4, whose translation MRKEEEEEDGRRVVAYWKLFSYADSLDYGLMGVGSICAVGNGVCMPVMTIFFGQLVDSIGKSVTTATAVHDVTQVSLKFLYLAVASAVVSFLQVASWMVTGERQAARIRSLYLKTILRQDISYFDDVITGGEVIGRMSGDTILIRDAIGEKVGSFIQQVAAFTGGFVVALVRGWLLTFVLLSSIPPLFISGAILHKVAGSFASRGQASYSSAATIAEQTIGSIRTVASFAGEKQAIASYNQSLSKAYKWGVRESVVSGVGFGTLMCILFSSYGFAFWYGGKMMLDKGYTAGTVINVIFAVVISSLNLGLASTCLTAFAAGQAAAFKMFEVIQRKPKIDVYSPKGRKMGDISGQIELRDVYFSYPARPKELILKGFSLFIPSGKTAALVGRSGSGKSTVISLIERFYDPMTGEVLIDGVDLRKLQLKWIRRKIGLVSQEPVLFGSRSIRENIAYGREGASSEDVIAAAVLANAADFISKLPQGLDTMVGEQGIQLSGGQKQRIAIARAILKNPRILLLDEATSALDGESERIVQGALERAMLNRTVIVVSHRLSTVMNAHFIAVIHRGRIVQKGSHAELLKDRKGLYNQLLRLQDIGKEMKRDISVHDSLEIGPQSLSAPHRHFLHTTKSQEAMPELPSKSEASDKGPPQVPLSRLARLNSPEISVLLLGALLAVANGVILPIFGTVLSGIIKTFSEPPQELSKDSKFWALMFVVLGFASFLSHSLSTYFFAIAGCKLIQRVRSMCFEKVVNMDIGWFDEPQHSSGAIGTRLSTDAVLVRRVVGDSLAILAQSTATAVAGLVIAFQANWQLALAILALLPLIGISGYGQLKSMKGFTANAKKMYEEANQVANEAVGSMRTVASFCAEKKVVKQYEKKCEAPLKAGIRHGLISGIGLGMSSFFLFFAYAISFYVGALVVHHGKATFHQVFRVFFALSVTAIGISQSNSLAPDTSKAKVSVASIFEILDQRSKIDPSQNCGKRSKHVKGDIQFRHVRFKYPSRPDIKIFRDLCLTIRAGMTVALVGESGSGKSTFISLLQRFYEPDAGRITLDGIEISKLQLKWLRQQMGLVSQEPVLFNDTIRANIAYGKAGNVTEAEIVAAAKLANAHNFISSLQQGYNAVVGERGINLSGGQKQRVAIARAVIRAPKILLLDEATSALDAECERAVQEALERVMVGRTTVVVSHRLSTIKGADLIAVIRNGVIVEKGRHETLIKIKDGFYTSLMAPRNKM comes from the exons ATGaggaaggaggaggaggaggaagatgGAAGGAGGGTAGTAGCGTATTGGAAACTGTTTTCGTATGCGGATTCATTGGATTATGGATTGATGGGAGTGGGTTCAATATGTGCCGTGGGAAATGGGGTATGTATGCCGGTTATGACCATATTCTTCGGCCAATTAGTTGATTCCATCGGGAAAAGTGTGACCACCGCTACTGCCGTACACGATGTTACACAG GTGTCACTCAAGTTTTTGTACTTAGCTGTGGCATCAGCCGTGGTATCATTTTTGC AGGTGGCATCTTGGATGGTCACCGGAGAGCGGCAGGCAGCAAGAATAAGAAGTTTATACCTCAAGACTATATTGAGGCAGGATATCAGCTATTTTGACGATGTGATCACCGGCGGAGAAGTGATCGGGAGGATGTCAGGCGACACCATTCTTATCCGAGATGCCATCGGAGAGAAG GTCGGAAGCTTCATACAGCAAGTGGCTGCATTCACTGGAGGCTTTGTAGtagctttggttagagggtggcTACTCACTTTTGTACTGTTGTCTTCAATCCCACCATTATTCATTTCTGGTGCTATCTTGCATAAGGTGGCAGGCAGCTTTGCATCCCGTGGACAAGCTTCGTATTCAAGTGCGGCCACCATCGCTGAACAAACAATCGGCTCAATAAGAACT GTTGCATCATTTGCAGGCGAGAAACAGGCCATCGCTAGCTACAACCAGTCATTGTCGAAAGCTTATAAATGGGGGGTGCGAGAGAGTGTGGTATCAGGAGTGGGATTTGGGACGTTGATGTGTATTTTATTCAGCAGCTATGGGTTTGCTTTTTGGTATGGAGGGAAAATGATGCTGGACAAAGGCTACACTGCAGGGACTGTCATCAACGTCATTTTTGCTGTTGTCATTAGCTCCTT GAATCTAGGACTGGCATCTACATGCTTGACTGCCTTTGCTGCAGGGCAAGCTGCAGCCTTCAAGATGTTCGAGGTAATTCAAAGGAAACCAAAGATCGACGTATATAGCCCAAAGGGAAGAAAAATGGGTGATATTTCAGGCCAAATCGAACTAAGGGATGTTTATTTCAGCTACCCAGCAAGACCCAAAGAGCTAATACTTAAAGGCTTCTCTCTTTTTATACCCAGCGGTAAAACAGCCGCTCTGGTGGGACGCAGTGGAAGTGGGAAATCGACGGTGATTAGCTTGATAGAAAGGTTTTACGATCCAATGACTGGGGAGGTACTGATTGACGGTGTTGATCTGAGAAAGTTGCAGCTTAAATGGATAAGGCGGAAAATAGGGCTGGTTTCGCAGGAACCAGTGTTGTTTGGTTCGAGGAGCATTAGAGAGAATATAGCGTATGGAAGGGAGGGTGCGAGCAGTGAAGATGTAATAGCTGCTGCTGTGCTTGCCAATGCCGCTGACTTCATCTCTAAATTGCCTCAG GGACTAGACACAATGGTGGGTGAGCAAGGCATTCAGCTATCTGGGGGACAAAAACAGAGGATCGCCATTGCTAGAGCTATTCTGAAAAACCCCAGAATTCTACTATTAGACGAAGCTACAAGCGCTCTCGATGGAGAATCCGAGAGGATCGTTCAAGGCGCACTGGAAAGAGCTATGCTCAACCGAACTGTCATCGTTGTATCCCATCGCTTGAGCACCGTAATGAATGCACATTTCATCGCAGTTATTCATCGGGGAAGGATTGTTCAAAAAG GTTCACATGCAGAGCTACTCAAGGATCGTAAAGGATTGTACAACCAGCTCCTAAGGTTGCAAGATATTGGCAAAGAGATGAAACGGGATATATCAGTTCATGATTCTTTAGAAATTGGTCCCCAATCCTTATCAGCTCCTCATCGTCATTTTCTACACACTACTAAATCACAAGAGGCAATGCCTGAATTGCCTTCAAAATCAGAAGCCTCAGATAAAGGACCTCCACAAGTCCCACTTTCTCGGCTAGCTCGCCTTAACAGCCCGGAGATATCTGTATTGCTCTTAGGAGCTCTGCTAGCTGTGGCTAATGGTGTGATATTGCCAATCTTTGGCACTGTGCTTTCTGGTATAATCAAAACGTTCTCTGAGCCACCTCAGGAACTCAGCAAGGATTCCAAGTTTTGGGCACTAATGTTTGTTGTTCTTGGCTTTGCATCTTTCTTGTCTCACTCGTTGAGCACCTACTTTTTCGCCATTGCTGGCTGTAAGTTAATACAGCGGGTGCGATCAATGTGCTTTGAGAAAGTAGTAAACATGGATATAGGTTGGTTTGATGAGCCTCAACACTCGAGTGGTGCAATTGGAACAAGGCTGTCCACGGATGCAGTTTTGGTAAGAAGGGTGGTTGGGGACTCATTGGCTATTCTTGCTCAGAGTACGGCTACTGCAGTCGCCGGTCTGGTCATTGCTTTTCAAGCAAATTGGCAACTGGCTCTGGCCATCCTTGCTTTGCTACCTCTTATAGGGATAAGTGGATACGGTCAACTCAAATCCATGAAAGGATTCACTGCCAATGCCAAG AAAATGTATGAGGAGGCCAACCAAGTGGCGAATGAAGCAGTCGGGAGTATGAGGACCGTTGCTTCGTTCTGTGCTGAAAAGAAAGTGGTGAAACAGTACGAAAAGAAATGTGAAGCCCCTCTAAAGGCTGGAATACGACATGGATTGATCAGTGGCATAGGCTTAGGAATGTCATCCTTCTTCCTGTTTTTTGCCTATGCTATCAGTTTTTATGTTGGAGCCCTTGTAGTTCATCATGGCAAGGCAACTTTCCATCAGGTTTTTCGA GTGTTTTTTGCTCTCAGTGTAACTGCCATTGGTATTTCTCAGTCAAACTCCCTCGCCCCGGACACCAGTAAAGCCAAGGTTTCCGTAGCTtccatttttgaaatcctggacCAGAGATCCAAaatagaccctagtcagaattgCGGAAAAAGATCGAAACATGTTAAGGGAGATATTCAGTTTAGGCATGTCAGGTTCAAGTATCCTTCAAGGCCTGATATTAAAATATTCCGAGACCTTTGTTTGACGATTCGCGCCGGCATG ACAGTTGCTCTAGTTGGAGAAAGTGGAAGTGGGAAGTCAACATTCATATCATTGTTGCAAAGATTTTATGAACCAGATGCAGGTCGTATCACATTAGATGGAATTGAGATCTCAAAGTTGCAGCTAAAATGGCTAAGGCAGCAGATGGGTTTGGTGAGCCAGGAGCCTGTCCTATTCAACGACACCATCCGAGCAAACATTGCATATGGGAAGGCGGGAAATGTGACAGAGGCTGAAATTGTGGCTGCAGCGAAATTAGCAAATGCCCACAACTTCATCAGCAGCTTGCAACAGGGGTACAATGCGGTGGTAGGCGAACGAGGTATTAATTTGTCTGGAGGGCAGAAGCAACGGGTGGCGATTGCACGTGCCGTAATCAGAGCTCCGAAGATACTACTACTAGATGAAGCCACCAGTGCTCTCGATGCCGAGTGTGAACGAGCAGTTCAAGAAGCACTAGAGCGAGTTATGGTCGGGCGGACAACGGTAGTGGTTAGCCACCGGTTATCGACAATCAAGGGTGCTGATTTGATTGCAGTGATTAGGAATGGAGTTATAGTTGAGAAAGGAAGGCACGAAACGTTAATCAAAATCAAGGATGGTTTTTATACCTCCTTGATGGCCCCTAGAAACAAAATGTAA